ctatattaattgttttaaatttatttacatacatgtaatatttcaacaactaTATGGATCAAAGGGAGTAACATAAATTGTTGCCACTGGCTCTGATGTGTGTGAAACCACTCCTCAGAGTTACAATGGATGAGAAAAAGATTAAAGGCTTTTTACGGTACAACTTACTAGTGCCTCCTGGGAGTAGTATTGGAATGGGTATTTTGGTCATTGCACGTTAGGCTATTTTAattatttcttttatttccaTTTGTGAGGCGATCCTCTTTGGTAAAAGTGGTTATACGATCACCATGGGATTTGATTTGTTACTAGGTGCTGTGAACTTGGGAGTTAGGAccggtaatttgtttttgcaaaaaaaagaccGGAAATTTCGGTAATTATCCTCTTCTTTAGGAAAGTATCTACTCTTTTTTAGGAATTTATTTGTTACTAATGATAATTAGGTCCCAAGGGAAAATGTGTTATGTGTATCCAGTTTTTCCTTCGAAACTATTTATTTTAAGCAGAATTTTTTAGGGTAATTTTAAACGGAAATTCATTTGTAGGCTAGAAGCAAACCTAACAACGCTATAGTCGCTTTTGATCAACTTCACGACACGAACCCAACTATGGCTTCGGATTTCTCACATGACTTACAGTTGTAAAGGTCAACTTTTGGTCAACTATTCGGTCTCAACGGAACAACACTATATAGTTGTTTTCGACCAATTTCGTGTAGACGAACCCAGTCATATTCTTGGATTTATCACATAACCCATGGTTGAAAAGGTCAACTTTGTGACTCTTCCAGCTCATCCGAACAACCCTCGAACTACTTCAATGATCCAACCCCATAATTTACCGtcctatttttgttttttatttaggGATTCACCGTGCTAGTTTGTCTTGCTAAAGAAAATTGATTTTGTAGCTACTGTACTGTCTGCTTGATCAAAACGAGAATCATCGTCATTGCATCTAATTTTCCGTGAACAATAGTAAAATTGCATGGAAATCAAGGGCGATCCTGCAGCTGCCCTccttccataaaaaaaatattttcccTAATATGCCTTTAGTTGTGTGGGATTTGTTAGCACTTCTACCCGTTTTGTCCTTTTACTGGGAAATACTACTCCTTTGGTCTCCTAGTATTTATAGATTTCAGCCTTTAGATTTGCTCGATGGAAGGCTCGTATTTATCCATCCCTACCGTAAAAAATGTCATCTATTGGAGCTCTTGTCTTTTCAAAAATACCAAAGAAGATTGTGGTTATTGGAGCTGGATACATAGGTCCGGAGATTGGTTCTGTCTGTAACGGGCTCGGGTCTGAGGTTAAACGACAGGCTTTATGCCTTGCATCTTTGCTAGTTGTCCTACATGTTTGGGCTAGAGTTTCTACAAAAACATGTGTGGGCTAGCGTTACGCACTGAATCGTCATCTTATTAGCAGTTTCTATCCAAGCAAGCATTTGGATGAGAGCCAATGCTAGCTAGCAGCGGACAATGCAGTTCcggtgtcttttttttttttgcgggtagtATTGGTGTATGTTGGCGCATTCTATCCccatctttcttttcttctaggTTTCTTAATATACATTGTCTGATTTAGAAAAACAATAAATAGGTAAGACTGTCCCTTTTTTCCTCCCAGCATTGGCAtgcggtttttttttgtgtgtgtgttttcttgtCTTCGAAGAAGATCAGTGCTGGCTGATTGTACAAGTGCCAACAACAAGATATACTCCGTAGGAAAAGGTGTCGGGTGAGAAAACAAAACTGGAACCCGTTAGCATTTAATTTATCATCGGCAAGCATGTGGCGTGGGTGTCGCCGCATCCACAGTCTGTCTATATGCTTGAAAAACTGACTGTTGATAAATTGTAAAAGCTTGCTAACTACACAATCCCAAAAATAAACCTTAATTGGACATCTGAACGTTGGATGGCATGTTCTGTAAATATTTGTTGGCCCAGATGGTTTGGTCCAAGAGATCTAGCTGCTCGGGAAAGATAAGGTTGTGTGAACACGGCTGGAATACATTGTATGGCAGCTGATTCCGTGGGCCCACACGCCCGGTCGCTGATCCGAGTTTCCGGTGAACTGGCGTAGTTCTCTCGTCTGAGCTCCAGCTAAAGGAGGCGAAAAAGAGTTGGGAACCATGCTATGCAAACGCCTCCGCGTTCATGAGCTCGAATTGATCATAGGGATAAGTAATTACTACCTCAGTACATCATATTTCAGTGACATCGATCATATCAAGCTAATATGTTCCACCTAATACATTATGTTCCATCCAACATGCATAGCAGAATCATATTAGAAGATTCTTCCCCCCCATTCCCTCAACTCACTAGCCACATCAGAAATAGGAGTCATCTTTGCAATCTTCGAGTCCATATTGGGATCAAAATAGATCCAATCTTCTGGCATCGGGCACATCATATCAGAATTAAAATCACACGAACTGATAATAAATTCATTCAAAGTGCCGTGTAGTCTATGAGCCATTTGCTTGAAATCCTCGTAGCACCCACAGTATGTCTCATTATATGGATGCACAATCTTTGCCCCGTTAAACTCACAAGGGAAGCATCGAacttgcatcaaaacaaataGAAGAAATTGGATTATTAAGGGAAGGAAACATATAATAGAGCACACATCTAAATCATATTATATGTCCTGACTTGGCATTTTTATCATTGCTTATAGAAACTTCGTGACATGTCCTTGTACATGCAATATGTGAATAAAACCTACATAGTGCCAGATTGGCACACTGCCATGCCATAACATATATTTGCTATCGAAGCCCATACCCTAGATTTTTCAAATATCAACTTTAGACACACCACTTCTGGATATACATATTTGCTGATTCTTCTATAACAACATGAAAAACACGCCCAATTCTTGTAGTTATATCAAGCAATAAAGGCAAAGTGGCAAACTAACAACAACTCAGCTACAGTTTAAAATACTTCTATGCTATCTCTTATAACTATATTAGAACATACTTATCTGGAAGCAACTTCTTGTCGACATATACAACTTAAGAAAAACTTTTATCATAATAAAAGAAGTAATATAGATCTCTGATGTTCAGATGATGGAAGTAACCTCTTGTCGTACTATTTATAGATAAAAACAATGAGAATTACTCATGTACAAACATCTTATAGTCGTCTGAATTTTAACTAAAAAAGGAAGTCATGGTGTCCTTCTAGCATGGTTTTTTAGTCGGCAACTAGTCCCCTAACCGGCGCAGTGATGGCAGCTTGCTGCTGCGACTTGACTCGCAGAGCAAGTCGCGTGACCTGTCGGCTAGTCCTGCGATTTCATCGACTAGCCACGCGGCTGGGAACTACACGTGCCTCGCGACTTGACTTGGAGAGGGGAATTTTtggggagggagagaaggCATGTAGAGGGAGAATCGATCTGCTCCGCCATTAGTGTGGCCACGTGAGGGGAGAAAAAGCAtgaggagggagagaagaaaaCTACGGCGGCTGATTAGTCCCGGGGAGAGGAAGGCACGAGGATCACTTCAATCTTCGTGGATGGTCAGGATGGCTTCAGTTCAGGAAGTATGGACGGTTTAGATGGCTTAAAAAGCTAGGGTTTTTTTAAAGGGCCTTTTGGGCAATGGTTGACCGGCCCAGCCTGAagtcgtcttcctcgacgcGGCGGCTCTGAAGTCTACCGCTGCTGAGATTCCAGACGTCAAGACATTCCTTCTCTCCACCCTGGACCTCTCCTTCGAGCTCACAGCAACTGTGCCCTCGAGCTTCCCCTCTGCCGCAACTTCCCCCTTTCCTCTCATGCTCCCTGCTAAACCCCCATGGTTACTAGGCTCAGCTTGGGTTGATTAGTCGAGACTAGTCTCCGACTAATCAGACCAAACTCCAAGTCTGTTGAGGGGTGACTCAACTTGACTTCTAGACTTGAAAACCATGCTTTCTAGTGGAATAAAGTGTTAAGGTGCATTGGAAACAAATGCATGTTGTGGTATGTATGGAAAAGCAATACATGTTTATAACCATGCTAGCACCTAGCACCGTTTTCTTGATCTTGTTGAAAACTCAAAAATGACACAATGAAATTGCCATGAGATACCAGCATGAGAACAGAGGGCCGAGAGCGTACCATTATCCATGCAAGAGACCGATACAGGGGTGCACCAGGATGATCTTGCCTGCTCCTCTTTAACACTATTGCTACATTGCGCGAAAAACAGTTCTGGAGCTGTGGCAGCAGAATTTGGTCCCACGGCTTTTGCCAAAAAGTTGATATGGGAGTACTCAAATTTGAACTTCTTCATAGCAAGACCAACACTTGACCCGTCAGGTACCCTTGGATTCACACCGCAAATGACATGAAGTTTATAGTGCACCTATAAATAAATAGGTAACAAGGCAGAACAGGGCAGCCAGTTAGTGAAAAAAGGATGGAAGCAAATGGAAGTAAATTAGTGCATGTTACAATTCAAAAGCAAGAAAACATAAACACAGAAGCAAATGCACCAACCCCTTTTTGCTTAGAGTAGTTGCTCAATGCCGCATTGACCTTTCTGACAAAGAAGTTTTGGTCACCCTTAAATTTTTTCCGACACAGTGAAATAAACTTTTTCTGGTTTTTGCTCAAGACCCGTGACACCAGCTTCAGTTGCTTAGCCTGATCTTCAGATTTGGTAGCGTAAGATTTATGTGGCAGAGCCGTGGTGAGGCATTCAACAAAGCCGTTGGTGAGTGTACCCTGCTGTATAGCTAACAACTTGGAGGATTCCATGCTCAAGGAAGATGTGGCAAATttcaccagcccggcagggtcAGGGTGCCACGAAGCAAATGCTGCTTTCTTATAGGCATCGTGGTAATCGTCACACACAGTATGACCATGTTTTTTTGCCTTGTGGATGGCCTTCCAGACATCAGCATCGCTCCTGAACAGATACCAGACAGCTTCGTGCTCCGTAAGAGAGGGGAAGCAGGTGCGAAAAAAGGCAACAAGGCCGTAAAGGGAGCAGCATTCGACACGTGCAAGCAACTTTGTGCATATCATGTCTACCTTGAAGTGCAGCTCAAACTTTTCATGCGTGGGGAACAGACGGCCATACCAGATGGTGTTGAGGATAATGTTGGAGACAGGATCTCCCGGGCCATAGCAATATCCACCCTTGAGAAGGCTGCAATGGTGAAGCTTGCGCAAGCCATCCCGAGGCAGCTTGGCAAGTGCCCGTAAGTAGAGCCCACGCATCTTGCCGAGGAGCAACAGCTTCAAAGACTGCAAGTATCTGAATGTCGACGGAGACCCAGGCCGCTTATCTGCCATACTCCTCCCCTCTATGGATTCTGTGGCCGTAGCTGGCTGCtcgtttctcttcttcctcctcttacGGAGATCCATTGTAGATGGCTTCTcgtttctctttctcttcttcctagCACAGAGATCCAGTGATGGGTTCATGAGACCAATACTCTCAGTGGGCCCTTGGCTGAGCAACTCGGCGAGGCGCTTAACTGTGGCAGGTAAGAGAGGGAATTGTCCTGAAAAAAGGGCAGCGACCTCAATCCGTCGAGAAGCCACAGTGAGCACCGCTTTCACCAGGACATCTGGTTCAGGATGCACCGCAGACACACCGGCACATTCCAGGGCGACCTTAGTGGTAAGGGAGGTAATGGTGAACGCAAGCCTGTCACTGCGCCTCTTGTTACGATCTCGCTCGATGAGGCCCACAGCGGTGAGCAGGTCGGCCCTGGCCAGGCGCAGGTAGCGCAGGGCTTCAGTATCCGCTAGGTAGCGGAAGTGGGTGGTGAGGAAGCAAACAAGACCGTCCAGCGACCGCCGCGCGACGGTCATACCAGGGGACTTGTGCCGGCAAAGTGGTACTCGGAAGACGTATTTGTCGTCGAAGTCGGTGAGGATCTGGGAGAAGACCAATTCCTTCGCCTcctgcgcctcctcctcctcatcatcatcatcatcgtcgtcgtcgtcgtcgtcgtcgttgtctgATCCAGTCATCGGTGAAGGGTCGTGGTAGGCGATGGTGTTGGCGATGATGTTGGAGACTGGGTCGAGGAAGCCGAAGCAGACGCCGGCCTTGAGGAGGGGCGGCGCCAGCGAGGGGATCGCCCGCATCGGAAGCCGATCGAGCGCCGCCTTGTAGAAACCATGGATTTGATCAAGCAGAAGGCATATGTCCTGCTTCAAGCTCTCGTTTGTGAGGCCAGGAGGACAACCGTCGCCGATGCAGCGATCACGCTTGCCATGCATGTCGATTtctgattattattttcctcGCCGCCGGGAGTGGGCTCCTGTGGGGGAggaaaacctttttttttttagaaacgtGGGGAAGGAaaacctatttttttttagaaacgtGGGGGAGGAAAACCTAAGAAGATAGAGGTCGGCTTCCGCGTTTAATTGGGCCGGGCGGACTATGCAGGCCTCAATTCACGTTGCCACACCTGTCATTTTAgttgtgtttttttccttcgttCGGCCCACACATTTTACCCTTAACGTGTATATATGTGACAGATTTTACTTACTGCTGTCAGGTATTACATTTCTCTCTAAATGATTTGGCAGTTGGCCTTGTTTAATTATAGGAAACTCAAATCATTTAACAGGATATAAAACAAAACGTATCCATCAATAGTTTGTACTAGATGTTCTCTATGTCAATCATAAAGCTAGCGCCCTGCagggctacatcaacaacTATGTATGCGGTTTTCTTCCAAAAAGATTTTCATGTGCGAGCCTCACCCCTAACtatcttgttgttgcttgctGTTTCAGGCGAAGGCTCATCCGGATAAAGAACGCCTCACCAGTTTCATGGCCGTTGACTGCCCCCTCAGGGGAAAGGCGAGCACTATGTCGGAGTACAGTGCGAACGCCCCGCCTGAAACCTACGCCACCCCGGCTGACCATGCCAAGGTCATAGGCTACGCGGAGGTGTTTGAGGAGGTGCACGGCCCCAGGGCTGATCCTAACCAGCACGACCTGGATGTGGAAGTGCTCGTGAGGGCAGGAGAAGGCATGAAGCACGGTAGGCTGGTCTTCGGGAACGGAACCATTGATCCGAGCACCATTCCCAGCCTACCTCACTTGAAGGCTACTTCCATGAGCTCGAGTGCTAGTATACGCAGTCGTCCAGGTGCACGGCAGTTCTCACAGCAGGTTAGTTGTTCTTCATTCACCAGCTCGTGTGTTTTCGCATTTCATTGTAACGACAACGAACTTGTAATGGCATTGCAGGAGGTGGAGAGTATGGTGGCGGCTCAGGTGCAGGCTCAGATGGAGGTTTAGAGGCAGGCTCAGAATACTCAGATCCAGGCTCAGGTGGCGGCTCAGGTCTAGGCTCAGATGCAGGCTTAGATGGCTCAGATGCAGGCCGCACTGAGGGCTCAGTATGACCACCTTAGGGTATGTTTACCGCACATAATAGCCAAGAAAGCGTGGTATTAGTTCCGTAACTGCAACTCTTTGTCTTTTCAATATGCAGCCgtacctcgccgccacctctcAAGAGCCGCCTACAGCACCACCGCCGTTCCACTTGGGGTTTGTCAATCTCCAGATTGACCATGCTCCACAGCCTTCTCCACAGACTCCGGTGAGTTCACTCCAAACATTTCAATCTCCGTTCGTgactttttcttgttttcgtTGAGGGTTGGGGTCAATGCCTAATCATCGGTGCAACAGCATCAATCCAGCCGTGGCTCGAACGACCCTTCTTCACTCGCAAGCTTTGCTGGAGGCAACCCTCCTGGCCAGTTGTAACAGCTTGAGAgcaacccttttccttttaagcccttttggactgttttgtaatttaattgttgTCATCGTctgtcatgctcatgtcatcataattattttttgccatgtcattagcatcatgtcgCATGAAACTACTTTCGTTTGCACGAAGCTATCTTTAATGTGCTTGCTTTTTCGCGTGTTCGCAAAAGGCTAAAACTATTTTTGTAAAAATCCTAATTTGGTTTGACAAAATTAATCCGAATTTAATTAGACCTCCATCTTGTCTCTTATCCTTATTGcgaaaacaaaatttgcaaaacttgTATTTTGTTTGAGGGTCTTGTTGGCCCAAAAGCCCATTAAGCCGAACACTAACTTTGCCTATAAAAGCTAAtccgttttttttctttttcttctcccaTTTTCTTCCCAAGCCGTGTGCCGCCagctctttcttcttcccttcttcttccttctttcccCGTCGCCCGCGTTCGCCCCGCCGTCGGCCGCCATCACCTCGCCGcgcgcccctcctccccccctCTCCACCACGCTGCCGCGCGCCTCCCCTTTTCTCCTCGCGCGCCGCCCAGCTCCCGCTCCGCCCTCTGCTTCCCCGGGGCCGCTCTCTGTCCTGGTCGCGCCGCGAGCGCCGCCTCTTCCCTGgcctcgcgcgccgcctccctctgctccgccgcttctctgcgtcccgcgccgcctggccgcgtccgccccacgcgcgcctccccgtcgcccCTCTCCACGCGCGCGCCAcgcccacctcgccgccgtcgccccctCACCTgcttcctcgccggccgctCTGCCCTCTGCGTCCCCAAGCGCCTCCCCTGCTTCAGCGCCGCCAAGCCGaccacccgcgccgcccgcctgctGCTCCAGCGCCACCACCTCGCGCGCCTCTTCCCCTGCTCCCGTCGGCCGCgtcgcccgcccgcccgcgcctccacctcgcccgagccgccccctctcctcctctctccctctcccgtggccgcctcgccggcgccgcctctccccgtCGGCTGCGCGCGCGCCTCCCCCTTTTCTCCGGCTCCGCCCTCAGTCcccccgcctgcccgcgcctccgcctccgcctccgcctccgcctccgcctccgtctggccgcctccacctcgtcgCCTCGTCGCTGCCTCGCTCGCACGCTGCTTCTGCTCCGCCCGCACCTGCGCCTcgccgctcgcctcgcctccgGCTGTCGCTTGCTGCTCGCCAGGCCCAGCCGAGCCCCCTGCTGGCCCATCCTCTCCAGCCTGCAGGCCCAGCTTGCCCAAGACCAGGCCGAAGCCATCTCCAAGCCCAGCCgcctgctgcttgctgctttTGCCACTGGTGCTTGCTGTTTTGCTActgtgctgctgctccgtGTGTGCCGTGTCGCTGCCCAAGTCCGTGTGAGCGCGTGAAGACCGAAGAACCTCGGAGTCGGAGCCATGAACGACTACGACCGTGACGATTGAACAACTACTTCGCCTACGACGGCTACATCGTGAACGACTACTTTTCCGTGAACGACTACGTCGCCTACGTGAACAACTACTTGGACTACGTCGACCACGTGTACGACTACCTCGCCCGCAcgactacttcctctacgTCGACTACTTCGTCTACCACGCGACGCCGCAACGAgtccaaggtataacgagCGACCGTCCCGTGGCGTAGACTCGTAGGTTGCGAATATATGAAATGTGTGCGTTGTATGAGATGCCCGTGATTGTACCGATAGTATCGATATTTGCAGGTACCTCGTTGCCTTTGGCATGTGCAGCCCCGACCTAGTCGGATCCTTGTGTTGTTCTTGTCTTAAAGCATGCATCGCACCTATTCATGTCCTTGTCATGCATGCTAATACAACTATCACATTGTTGTGTGTAGTTAATCAATTAAACTCTATTCCTTGCGTATGGAGTTGTTTAGATGCTATGTGTATTGTTttcggactccatttaacttggtaatcgtatatcggatttactttcTGATTCCTTaatatgtcatgcatcatccctatgccacgcatcattctttgattgcgcatatCAGTTACCATGTGTATCgtgtatgcttatactttctTTTTATGTCGTGTATTTGCTTTTTCCTCGCTAGCCTTCGATTCCTACGACGAAGACtacacttgtgttcttctttcaGGATCCTTGCTCgattccgggcaattgagtactccaggcaagcaacccttccttgaccatgttgattatacctattgcttcttcctcagtcttgcattaagttacgatctcagtcttgtcacgatgcctctaggttGCATAGCTtattagtcagctctacttatTGCCctatgtcttgttacttgtcctattaccatgtcacatgtttgttgttgccctacatcttggtcattagatgtcatgcttagtcgcgagtctagtgtccttatatctggggttccacaattgctacatccacatgctactttatgttaattgcaattattaaactgtgatatgatattaaactCTAAcgaggcaacgatgggaggccgtgctctaatgcattggtgatttgttccattggcgccgacctaaggactgagttctcgttttcgccgacccaatAAACTTCgtgctaaccgctcgtgggagaatatatggatTCCCCTCGACTTCGTACttgtttcatagctcttccaggggccacatagttcgggcgtttcATTTGTCATATCGGATATACattggtgttgtgtttggacATTTGtggtactttgcatacatataggactgcggcacacgtctggagtggtcattctgcggacactgaaccactactaGCTGTtcccgcaactcttgagtccgtacgacgcttcggccggtaTCTCGTTTTGGATCAGACTCAGTAGGGTGgttccctggattagttgtgaggcttggaaacgtcgtgtcgcccaatcctgcgGACACACgtttttgtgtgttcctactcgagtggcaataagggttggacgaacgtgtacgcgTAAATTGGCACatcctgcagggataaatctttcgaaaagtcgtgtccgcggttatggacgacttggttggtcattacttgatcatagagaactcaatcaatttaattaacttaatctcttaaacttgagtagtaattagcctttaatcatggatatgcttaaaactgtttaagtgtgagtgtcttttggattgcttcctcacagggtgttgagggggtgatatgaggattgtgttgtttggtgtttagtaaataggttaatcacctcactTGGTAGACGCTTCTTATCCTGTACTTAAACGATATCATTAttgtgtctctccagatatacCTGCTGTTGTATTAACTCCACTTTACCCTCctttgagacatgttgcatactagcatagatctccccgtaagtcttgcgagtactttgtactcagttgctttgcaacgttgttttcttcagaggttccagcagagtaggtgagccgctagctttttcatggagcacgacgttggattcgatgtttagccaggagatccagatcagggttctaAGACTCGTGGCGAGTTTCCTTCCAtcttccagcctcttcaggccatgctgtattcttgttcgtactcgggcataattcgacttccgctgatgtaatgatgtaatgttgggacatgtgtcctctctttgtaataattgttattctgctccttgtatgagctttgtaattactctcttctgtagagttttggtacTGAGATTCATGTTGAAAAATCCAGCGGtgagcacattaatgcatttatgtattgaagtgtttatcgtaggttaagaacctgagacttgaattatgcaaggttagcaatttggggctaaattgtataattccAGTCCCGGGGTCTTACACCAGTCACCTGCTCCTAGGCACTGACTCGGGTAAGTTGCCACAAACTTGTCTCATCTGGAGGTTcgttgttttgaaaacttaCTTTCTTGTCTCCACACGTAGAACTGCCTAACCTAACATCACCTTTTAGAGCTAATATGGCTCACTtagctccaaaatggtgccctGGTGGCATAAATGAGCCAAATGCCCAAATATGCCACCAAGggaccattttggagccaagatggctcatttggctccaaattGGTGCCCTGGTGGCATAAATGAGCCAAATGTCCAAAAATGCCAACAGTGCACCACTTTGAAGCCAAAAGAGCCATATtagctccaaaatggtgccttggtagcattttggagccaaatgagccatgttggctccaaaatggtgtcTTAGTCGCaaatatggctcatttggctccaaaatgccaccaagaCACCATTCTGGAGCCAATATGGCTCATTTTGCTCCagaatggtgccttggtggcattttggagccaaatggccTAAAATagcaccaaggcaccattttggagccaataAATGAGCCATGGTGGCATAATGGAGCGAAATGGCTCGTTTTGTAGCCAAattggtgccttggtggcatttttgtgCCACTTGGCACATTTATGCGACCAAGGCACCATCTTGGAGCCAAATAAGCCGTATtcgctccaaaatggtgccatcGTGCCATTTTAGAGCATTTAGGGATCATTTGTCTCCAAAAttgtgccttggtggcatttttggagccaaatgagccatatttgctcaaaaatgattCCATTGCACCATTTTTTAGCCAAATGGCTAAGTTCCGCTTCAAATACTTCAATTGCCACTTCAATTCCTTTCTTTATATGTAATTATGCTATTCCAACCCCATTTCATAGGTTTCTACTGGTGAAATGGGTGGTGGATGTTGAAGGTGCCTGAGTCACCATCTTATCGTGTATGAACACTAGGTA
The Brachypodium distachyon strain Bd21 chromosome 2, Brachypodium_distachyon_v3.0, whole genome shotgun sequence genome window above contains:
- the LOC100838579 gene encoding uncharacterized protein LOC100838579, which codes for MHGKRDRCIGDGCPPGLTNESLKQDICLLLDQIHGFYKAALDRLPMRAIPSLAPPLLKAGVCFGFLDPVSNIIANTIAYHDPSPMTGSDNDDDDDDDDDDDDEEEEAQEAKELVFSQILTDFDDKYVFRVPLCRHKSPGMTVARRSLDGLVCFLTTHFRYLADTEALRYLRLARADLLTAVGLIERDRNKRRSDRLAFTITSLTTKVALECAGVSAVHPEPDVLVKAVLTVASRRIEVAALFSGQFPLLPATVKRLAELLSQGPTESIGLMNPSLDLCARKKRKRNEKPSTMDLRKRRKKRNEQPATATESIEGRSMADKRPGSPSTFRYLQSLKLLLLGKMRGLYLRALAKLPRDGLRKLHHCSLLKGGYCYGPGDPVSNIILNTIWYGRLFPTHEKFELHFKVDMICTKLLARVECCSLYGLVAFFRTCFPSLTEHEAVWYLFRSDADVWKAIHKAKKHGHTVCDDYHDAYKKAAFASWHPDPAGLVKFATSSLSMESSKLLAIQQGTLTNGFVECLTTALPHKSYATKSEDQAKQLKLVSRVLSKNQKKFISLCRKKFKGDQNFFVRKVNAALSNYSKQKGVHYKLHVICGVNPRVPDGSSVGLAMKKFKFEYSHINFLAKAVGPNSAATAPELFFAQCSNSVKEEQARSSWCTPVSVSCMDNVRCFPCEFNGAKIVHPYNETYCGCYEDFKQMAHRLHGTLNEFIISSCDFNSDMMCPMPEDWIYFDPNMDSKIAKMTPISDVASELREWGGRIF